The following DNA comes from Brassica oleracea var. oleracea cultivar TO1000 chromosome C5, BOL, whole genome shotgun sequence.
TTTGACTTATTTGCAGCCTTCCATGCCATGAATGACCTACAGTTAGTGACATGCTTCCTCAGATTAGAGGTCCCAGACTTAGTTGGACAACTCATCTCTTTACTACAATAGCGGCATTTACATCTGTCGTAGTTGTTTGGTAGCCTGCTGAGATGCTTACAGACATCAGACCTCGTCCTTTTTCTTGACCTTTCACCAGAACCACCAGCTTCATCTCTCGTAGTCTTTTTTCCCGAACCCGGTGTTTGAACATCATCATCTGAAGAAAAGTCTTCATCCATTGATTCATGATTCATTTCATCTTGTAGATCAGTTGTAGAATCCATATACATACACATACATAAGTAAACAACTGTTAGAATAAGTAAATAGTGCTCGTATAAGAGTATCAAAGTTATCAAACATCAACATTCAACATCAAGTCATCAAAACATCAACAGTATCAAAAATTCAAAATCATCAACGGTATAAAAAGAAAAAAGTTATCTACGAATCCATAATCACAAATACGATTACGAAATCAAAGTAATCAAACAATGCTAAACCCTAATCGATATAACACAAAAAA
Coding sequences within:
- the LOC106344869 gene encoding uncharacterized protein LOC106344869 — translated: MDEDFSSDDDVQTPGSGKKTTRDEAGGSGERSRKRTRSDVCKHLSRLPNNYDRCKCRYCSKEMSCPTKSGTSNLRKHVTNCRSFMAWKAANKSKNQSRLATDEEGNMSFGKVSDRVFKDATDEMIVLAELPLNFVESLAWKHLCNKVQLEPPVCRKTCTKEIAAMYMKRKA